From Saccharomyces kudriavzevii IFO 1802 strain IFO1802 genome assembly, chromosome: 13, a single genomic window includes:
- the RCF1 gene encoding respiratory supercomplex assembly factor RCF1 (similar to Saccharomyces cerevisiae RCF1 (YML030W); ancestral locus Anc_5.571), translating into MSRMPSSFDVTKRELDEMPFGERIIYHCKKQPLVPIGCLLTTGAVILAAQNVRIGNKWKAQYYFRWRVGLQAATLVALVAGSFIYGTSGKELKAKEEQLKEKAKMREKLWIQELERREEETEARRKRAELARMKTFENEEEIKNLEKELGDLEKKLGKK; encoded by the coding sequence ATGTCGCGTATGCCCTCTAGTTTTGATGTCACGAAGAGGGAATTGGATGAGATGCCCTTTGGTGAAAGGATTATTTATCATTGTAAAAAACAGCCATTGGTGCCCATTGGATGCCTATTGACCACAGGCGCTGTTATTCTAGCGGCTCAGAACGTTCGTATTGGTAATAAATGGAAGGCTCAGTACTACTTCCGTTGGCGTGTGGGTCTTCAAGCGGCTACATTAGTCGCGCTGGTCGCAGGTTCGTTCATTTATGGAACTTCTGGTAAGGAATTGAAGGCAAAGGAGGAACAGTTGAAGGAGAAGGCCAAGATGAGAGAGAAGTTATGGATTCAAGAATTGGAGAGAAGGGAAGAGGAGACAGAAGCCAGGAGGAAAAGGGCTGAGTTGGCAAGAATGAAGACTTTTGAGAATGAGGAGGAAATTAAGAACTTGGAAAAGGAATTAGGTGACCTGGAAAAGAAGcttggaaagaaataa